The following proteins come from a genomic window of Pseudomonas putida:
- a CDS encoding 3-phosphoglycerate kinase produces MKKYCAAILMCLPLGAMAYPIDVEKELTGVKLDYTAYDTAYDIGAITLNNYGQVPAACKVTFRNGPEAPRVRRVNVPAGKSVDVTAKFNRQIIKLRIALNCSAE; encoded by the coding sequence ATGAAGAAATATTGTGCGGCAATACTGATGTGCCTGCCCCTCGGGGCCATGGCTTATCCCATCGATGTGGAGAAGGAGCTGACCGGGGTCAAGCTCGACTACACCGCCTATGACACGGCCTATGACATTGGCGCCATCACCCTCAACAACTATGGGCAGGTCCCGGCGGCGTGCAAGGTGACCTTTCGCAATGGCCCGGAGGCACCGCGGGTGCGCCGGGTGAACGTACCGGCAGGTAAAAGCGTCGATGTCACCGCCAAATTCAATCGGCAAATCATCAAACTGCGCATCGCCTTGAACTGCAGTGCGGAATAA
- a CDS encoding FMN-dependent NADH-azoreductase, which translates to MSRVLIIESSARQQDSVSRQLTKDFIQQWQAAHPADQITVRDLAVSPVPHLDANLLGGWMKPEEQRTAAELEALARSNELTDELLAADVLVMAAPMYNFTIPSTLKAWLDHVLRAGITFKYTPTGPQGLLTGKRAIVLTARGGIHAGASSDHQEPYLRQVMAFIGIHDVDFIHAEGLNMSGEFHEKGVSQAKAKLAAVA; encoded by the coding sequence ATGTCCCGCGTACTGATCATCGAAAGCAGCGCCCGCCAGCAGGATTCCGTTTCCCGTCAGCTGACCAAAGATTTCATCCAGCAATGGCAGGCCGCCCACCCGGCCGATCAGATCACTGTGCGCGACCTGGCAGTAAGCCCGGTACCCCATCTGGACGCGAACCTGCTGGGTGGCTGGATGAAGCCTGAAGAACAGCGCACCGCCGCCGAACTGGAGGCCCTGGCCCGTTCCAACGAACTGACGGATGAATTGCTGGCGGCTGACGTGCTGGTGATGGCTGCGCCCATGTACAACTTCACCATCCCCAGCACCCTGAAAGCCTGGCTGGACCATGTGCTGCGTGCCGGCATCACCTTCAAGTACACCCCGACTGGCCCGCAAGGCCTGCTGACCGGCAAGCGCGCCATCGTCCTGACTGCCCGTGGCGGCATCCATGCTGGCGCCAGCAGTGACCACCAGGAACCGTACCTGCGCCAGGTGATGGCGTTCATCGGCATCCACGATGTCGACTTCATCCATGCCGAAGGCCTGAACATGAGCGGCGAGTTCCACGAGAAGGGCGTCAGCCAGGCCAAGGCCAAGCTGGCGGCGGTGGCCTGA
- a CDS encoding EamA family transporter translates to MGYLIIVALIQAFSFSLIGEYLAGHVDSYFAVLARVLLAGLVFLPLTRWRQVEPRFMRSMLLIGALQYGITYVCLYLSFRVLTVPEVLLFTILTPLHVTLIEDALNRRFNAWALVAALVAVAGAAVIRFDSISGEFFIGFLLLQLANFTYAAGQVLYRHLVARHPSDLPHYARFGYFYLGALLVVLPAFLLFGNTQHLPSTDVQWLVLLFLGLCPTALGLYWWNKGACLVSGGTLAVMNNLHVPVGLLLNLLIWNQHEPLGRLFIGGGIILASVWLSRLGGRAQASLAGKA, encoded by the coding sequence ATGGGCTACCTGATAATCGTCGCGCTGATCCAGGCGTTTTCCTTCAGCCTGATCGGCGAGTACCTGGCCGGGCACGTTGACAGCTATTTCGCAGTGCTCGCCAGGGTGCTGCTGGCCGGCCTGGTGTTCCTGCCGCTGACCCGCTGGCGCCAGGTCGAGCCACGCTTCATGCGTTCCATGCTGCTGATTGGCGCGCTGCAGTACGGCATCACCTATGTCTGCCTGTACCTGAGCTTCCGGGTGCTTACCGTACCGGAGGTGCTGCTGTTCACCATCCTCACGCCGCTACATGTGACCTTGATCGAAGATGCCCTGAACCGGCGCTTCAACGCTTGGGCGCTAGTGGCCGCGCTGGTCGCCGTGGCCGGTGCCGCCGTGATCCGCTTCGACAGCATCAGCGGCGAGTTCTTCATCGGCTTCCTGCTGCTGCAACTGGCCAACTTCACCTATGCTGCTGGCCAGGTGCTGTACCGCCACCTGGTCGCTCGCCACCCCAGTGACCTGCCACACTACGCCCGCTTCGGGTACTTTTACCTCGGCGCGTTGCTGGTGGTGCTGCCGGCCTTCTTGCTGTTCGGCAACACTCAGCACTTGCCGAGCACGGATGTGCAATGGCTGGTGCTGTTGTTCCTGGGGCTGTGCCCGACGGCGCTGGGGCTGTACTGGTGGAACAAAGGGGCATGCCTGGTTTCTGGCGGTACGCTGGCGGTCATGAACAACCTGCATGTGCCGGTAGGGCTGCTGCTGAACCTGTTGATCTGGAACCAGCACGAGCCGCTGGGGCGGCTGTTCATCGGCGGGGGGATCATCCTGGCGTCGGTGTGGCTGAGCCGCCTGGGTGGGCGCGCACAGGCGTCGCTGGCCGGCAAGGCCTGA